In one Pygocentrus nattereri isolate fPygNat1 chromosome 21, fPygNat1.pri, whole genome shotgun sequence genomic region, the following are encoded:
- the LOC108438618 gene encoding bactericidal permeability-increasing protein-like: MVTLWWVLTLLTFLSSEASGANAGVKVKLTVKGLEYGHQIGIATLQEKLKSIKIPDMSGSETIFPFCKVSYSLTGLQILNLGLPKSQVRLVPGTGVSLSISDAFINLHGNWRVKYLRIIQDSGSFDLAVSGLTISTTINVKSDGTGRPMVSGVNCQAAVGSAKIRFHGGSSWLYNLFSKFVDQALRSTLQKQICPLVDEAIDEMNPRLKTLNVLAQVDKYAEIEYSMVESPVVSNSNIDLSLKGEFYNIGQHKEPPFSPNPFSLPPQDSNMLYIGLSAFTINSAGFVYNSAGALSLYITDDMIPSGSPIRLSTKTFGAFIPQIAKQYPGLMMKLLVKTVKEPTITFEPDNVTLQVQSAVTAYAIQPNSTLSPLFVLNLNASVSAKIYVEGVKVAGTLTLNKIDMALAKSYVGPFEVKSLNNIILMVLKIMVIPKVNARLEEGFPLPAIGKMNLVNTQLQILKGYMLIGTDVQFTP, encoded by the exons ATGGTGACCCTGTGGTGGGTGCTGACCCTGCTGACCTTTCTTTCTTCTGAGGCTTCAGGCGCTAACGCTGGAGTTAAGGTGAAATTGACAGTAAAGGGACTAGAGTACG GCCACCAGATCGGGATCGCGACCCTTCAAGAGAAACTCAAAAGCATCAAGATTCCAGACATGAGTGGCTCTGAGACGATCTTTCCTTTCTGCAAAGTCTCATACAGTCTGACAGG GTTACAGATTTTGAATCTGGGGCTGCCAAAGTCTCAGGTGCGGTTGGTACCTGGTACTGGAGTCAGTCTGTCCATCAGCGATGCCTTCATTAATCTGCACGGCAACTGGAGAGTAAAATACCTCAGGATCAT ACAGGACAGCGGCTCCTTTGATTTGGCTGTGAGTGGACTGACCATCTCCACCACCATCAACGTCAAGAGCGACGGCACTGGCCGGCCGATGGTCAGTGGTGTCAACTGTCAGGCCGCTGTTGGCAGTGCCAAGATCAGGTTTCATGGGGGCAGCAG CTGGCTGTACAACCTGTTTAGCAAATTTGTTGACCAGGCTCTGCGCAGCACCCTACAGAAACAG ATCTGTCCTCTGGTGGACGAGGCCATAGATGAAATGAATCCCCGTCTGAAAACTCTAAATG ttttggCTCAAGTCGACAAGTATGCCGAGATCGAATATTCCATGGTGGAGTCCCCTGTCGTGTCTAATTCCAACATTGATCTCAGTTTAAAG GGGGAGTTCTACAACATCGGGCAGCATAAGGAGCCTCCTTTCTCCCCCAACCCTTTCTCCCTGCCCCCTCAAGATAGCAACATGCTGTACATCGGACTGTCCGCCTTCACCATCAACTCAGCAGGCTTCGTTTACAACAGCGCCGGAGCCCTCAGCCTCTACATTACTGACGACATG ATACCATCGGGTTCCCCCATTCGACTGAGCACTAAGACCTTTGGAGCCTTCATTCCGCAG ATTGCTAAGCAGTACCCAGGCCTCATGATGAAGCTCCTGGTGAAGACGGTGAAGGAACCAACCATCACATTTGAGCCTGACAACGTGACTTTGCAAGTTCAGAGTGCAGTCACGGCTTATGCTATTCAGCCCAACAGTACACTGTCTCCTCTCTTTGTCCTTAACCTG AATGCTAGTGTGAGTGCTAAGATTTATGTGGAGGGCGTTAAAGTGGCTGGAACTCTGACCCTTAACAA AATTGACATGGCCTTAGCAAAAAGCTATGTGGGACCGTTCGAG GTGAAATCACTTAACAACATCATCCTGATGGTTTTGAAAATCATGGTTATACCCAAGGTTAATG CCCGCCTAGAGGAAGGTTTCCCTCTACCTGCCATTGGAAAGATGAACCTGGTAAACACTCAGCTTCAAATTCTGAAG GGCTACATGTTGATCGGGACAGACGTTCAATTCACACCCTGA